From Parus major isolate Abel chromosome 1A, Parus_major1.1, whole genome shotgun sequence, the proteins below share one genomic window:
- the SYCP3 gene encoding synaptonemal complex protein 3 isoform X1, whose protein sequence is MAPSGRKHGGKAGKPAQEDQTIPSYDFEEERKLSGSEEDIREGDTPVMDKHGKKRPLVATHVPDDVGGEVQNMLERFGADINKALLAKRKRLEMYTKASLKTSNQKIEHVWKTQQEQRQKLNHEFSQQFMTLFQQWDVDMQKAEEQEEKLANMLRQQQKVFQQARIVQSQRLKTIKQLYEQFLKSMEELEKSNENLLAGAQNELRKEMAMLQKKIMMDTVSIRSMKLVKCKNRTFNLT, encoded by the exons ATGGCACCATCGGGAAGAAAGCATGGAGGAAAAGCTGGTAAACCAGCACAGGAAGATCAGACCATACCTAGTTATGACtttgaggaggaaagaaaactgaGTGGATCAGAGGAAGATATTAGAGAAG GTGACACACCAGTAATGGACaagcatggaaagaaaagacCTCTGGTGGCTACTCATGTTCCAGATGATGTGGG GGGTGAAGTACAGAATATGTTGGAGAGATTTGGAG CTGACATTAACAAGGCTCTCCTAGCTAAGAGAAAACGATTAGAGATGTATACAAAAGCCTCACTCAAAACCAGTAACCAGAAGATTGAACATGtttggaaaacacagcaggagcaaAG GCAGAAGCTCAATCATGAGTTCTCCCAGCAGTTTATGACCTTATTTCAGCAATGGGATGTAGATATGCaaaaggcagaggagcaggaagaaaaactaGCG AATATGCTTCGTCAGCAACAAAAAGTTTTTCAACAGGCAAGAATAGTTCAAAGTCAGAGACTGAAAACCATTAAGCAACTCTATGAGCAATTCTTAAAG AgcatggaggagctggagaagagcaATGAAAATCTTCTGGCTGGTGCCCAAAATGAACTTCGCAAGGAAATGGCAATgttgcagaagaaaattatgatgGACACTGTAAGTATCAGATCTATGAAGTTGGTTAAATGCAAAAACAGAACATTCAatttaacatga
- the SYCP3 gene encoding synaptonemal complex protein 3 isoform X2 yields the protein MAPSGRKHGGKAGKPAQEDQTIPSYDFEEERKLSGSEEDIREGDTPVMDKHGKKRPLVATHVPDDVGGEVQNMLERFGADINKALLAKRKRLEMYTKASLKTSNQKIEHVWKTQQEQRQKLNHEFSQQFMTLFQQWDVDMQKAEEQEEKLANMLRQQQKVFQQARIVQSQRLKTIKQLYEQFLKSMEELEKSNENLLAGAQNELRKEMAMLQKKIMMDTQQQEMATVRKSLQSMLF from the exons ATGGCACCATCGGGAAGAAAGCATGGAGGAAAAGCTGGTAAACCAGCACAGGAAGATCAGACCATACCTAGTTATGACtttgaggaggaaagaaaactgaGTGGATCAGAGGAAGATATTAGAGAAG GTGACACACCAGTAATGGACaagcatggaaagaaaagacCTCTGGTGGCTACTCATGTTCCAGATGATGTGGG GGGTGAAGTACAGAATATGTTGGAGAGATTTGGAG CTGACATTAACAAGGCTCTCCTAGCTAAGAGAAAACGATTAGAGATGTATACAAAAGCCTCACTCAAAACCAGTAACCAGAAGATTGAACATGtttggaaaacacagcaggagcaaAG GCAGAAGCTCAATCATGAGTTCTCCCAGCAGTTTATGACCTTATTTCAGCAATGGGATGTAGATATGCaaaaggcagaggagcaggaagaaaaactaGCG AATATGCTTCGTCAGCAACAAAAAGTTTTTCAACAGGCAAGAATAGTTCAAAGTCAGAGACTGAAAACCATTAAGCAACTCTATGAGCAATTCTTAAAG AgcatggaggagctggagaagagcaATGAAAATCTTCTGGCTGGTGCCCAAAATGAACTTCGCAAGGAAATGGCAATgttgcagaagaaaattatgatgGACACT CAACAGCAGGAGATGGCAACTGTTCGCAAGTCTCTTCAGTCCATGTTATTCTGA
- the SYCP3 gene encoding synaptonemal complex protein 3 isoform X3, with translation MDKHGKKRPLVATHVPDDVGGEVQNMLERFGADINKALLAKRKRLEMYTKASLKTSNQKIEHVWKTQQEQRQKLNHEFSQQFMTLFQQWDVDMQKAEEQEEKLANMLRQQQKVFQQARIVQSQRLKTIKQLYEQFLKSMEELEKSNENLLAGAQNELRKEMAMLQKKIMMDTQQQEMATVRKSLQSMLF, from the exons ATGGACaagcatggaaagaaaagacCTCTGGTGGCTACTCATGTTCCAGATGATGTGGG GGGTGAAGTACAGAATATGTTGGAGAGATTTGGAG CTGACATTAACAAGGCTCTCCTAGCTAAGAGAAAACGATTAGAGATGTATACAAAAGCCTCACTCAAAACCAGTAACCAGAAGATTGAACATGtttggaaaacacagcaggagcaaAG GCAGAAGCTCAATCATGAGTTCTCCCAGCAGTTTATGACCTTATTTCAGCAATGGGATGTAGATATGCaaaaggcagaggagcaggaagaaaaactaGCG AATATGCTTCGTCAGCAACAAAAAGTTTTTCAACAGGCAAGAATAGTTCAAAGTCAGAGACTGAAAACCATTAAGCAACTCTATGAGCAATTCTTAAAG AgcatggaggagctggagaagagcaATGAAAATCTTCTGGCTGGTGCCCAAAATGAACTTCGCAAGGAAATGGCAATgttgcagaagaaaattatgatgGACACT CAACAGCAGGAGATGGCAACTGTTCGCAAGTCTCTTCAGTCCATGTTATTCTGA